In Kocuria turfanensis, a single genomic region encodes these proteins:
- the glgB gene encoding 1,4-alpha-glucan branching protein GlgB, whose product MTDQHPHELLDLLRRWLPKQRWFPFADGGAGADLRVLAELALPERAGGTARVLLVEASAGDRTELLQVPLTLRAAPLEGAERFLVAEPTAPADAGAGPAVAPGTEQGPGPLRAARKLKDRAARAGRAVADRTGLPVPGADGAVAGSWVYDGVGDPAFVGTALALMQQQETAGGGPLGLSLTGAHGDVLRVPYAVESREQVRVISSEQSNSSVIITPPPGRAHADAVIVKFFRVVGEGANPDVEVGRELTALGCPAVPATFGWLDARWRTGLTAAEGQLAVATEFLAGSADAWGRAVEAAEQGADFTDEARELGRTTARVHRDLSRAFGTETPDDAARSRLLDGLAGRIRWARAESGSLFAEHADALDALLGSLDGVTDLPPLQRIHGDYHLGQVLQTEEGQFKVLDFEGEPLRPIEERTRPDVALRDVVGMLRSFDYAAAFGARAGAGDTEEWGRRTAEAFLSGYEQGAGHVVDRDSPLFQALWLDKALYEVVYEQRNRPDWLGVPAGAVRRFLDDQRSRSVNPEPAGADSASGTGHDDDRSRSARRAAAEPGTEIEDAVTASTPQDRSDPVQAAGHDVAPAGPVPVPEHVLAAVSEGRHHNPHGVLGAHLGPDGSVTVRTLRRFATAVAVVTQDGTFELEHEWGGIFTGVVPAHEPGRIPDYRVDVTYRDLEPQRMDDPYRFAPTLGELDLHLIGEGRHETLWTVLGAHVRRYPSALGDVTGVSFAVWAPNAQAVRVIGDFNGWDGSEHAMRSLGSSGVWELFVPGLGSGATYKFRILGRDGGWREKADPMAFGTEVPPSTASRVFESTYEFQDDAWLARRAATDPHNAPMSVYELHIGSWRMGLGYKDLAKELVEYLTWQGFTHVEFMPVAEHPFGGSWGYQVTSYYAPSSRFGSPDEFRYLVDQLHQAGIGVIVDWVPGHFPKDEWALARFDGEPLYEHADPRRGEHKDWGTLIPDYGRNEVRNFLVANASYWLEEFHIDGLRVDAVASMLYLDYSRNEGEWEPNIYGGRENLEAIAFLKEANATAYKRTPGIVMIAEESTSYPGVTRPTDADGLGFGLKWNMGWMHDTLEYMAEDPVNRYYHHNKLTFSLVYAFSENFLLPISHDEVVYGKGSLLRKMPGDRWQQLANVRAYLAFMWAHPGKQLIFMGTEYAQESEWSQEHGLDWWLSETPPHKGVQELVRTLNTVYRDTPALYERDNNPAGFEWIDAADAGRNTLSFTRWDEQGNPLVCVANFAGNPHENFRLGLPWAGEWTEVLNTDSEHFGGSGVGNLGRVSATEGAHNGNPASAVLTVPPLAVLYLKPAEH is encoded by the coding sequence ATGACCGACCAGCACCCCCACGAGCTCCTCGACCTCCTGCGGCGGTGGCTGCCGAAGCAGCGGTGGTTTCCCTTCGCGGACGGCGGCGCGGGCGCGGACCTGCGGGTCCTCGCCGAGCTCGCCCTGCCGGAGCGGGCGGGCGGCACGGCCCGCGTGCTGCTCGTCGAGGCCTCGGCGGGGGACCGCACCGAGCTGCTCCAGGTGCCGCTGACTCTCCGCGCGGCGCCCCTCGAGGGCGCCGAGCGGTTCCTGGTGGCGGAGCCGACGGCCCCGGCGGACGCCGGTGCCGGGCCGGCGGTCGCGCCGGGCACGGAGCAGGGCCCCGGTCCGCTGCGGGCGGCGCGCAAGCTCAAGGACCGCGCCGCACGGGCCGGGCGCGCCGTGGCCGACCGCACCGGTCTGCCCGTGCCCGGGGCCGACGGCGCGGTGGCGGGCTCGTGGGTCTACGACGGCGTCGGGGACCCCGCCTTCGTGGGCACTGCGCTTGCGCTCATGCAGCAGCAGGAGACCGCCGGGGGCGGGCCGCTGGGGCTGTCCCTGACCGGTGCGCACGGGGACGTGCTGCGCGTGCCCTACGCGGTGGAGTCCCGCGAGCAGGTCCGGGTGATCTCCAGCGAGCAGTCGAACTCCTCGGTGATCATCACCCCGCCGCCGGGCCGGGCACACGCCGACGCCGTCATCGTGAAGTTCTTCCGGGTCGTGGGGGAGGGCGCCAACCCGGACGTGGAGGTCGGCCGCGAGCTCACCGCCCTCGGCTGCCCCGCCGTCCCGGCCACCTTCGGCTGGCTCGACGCCCGCTGGCGCACCGGCCTGACCGCCGCGGAGGGCCAGCTGGCGGTGGCCACCGAGTTCCTCGCCGGCTCCGCCGACGCCTGGGGCCGGGCCGTCGAGGCGGCCGAGCAGGGCGCCGACTTCACCGACGAGGCCCGTGAGCTGGGCCGCACCACCGCCCGCGTGCACCGGGACCTGTCCCGCGCCTTCGGCACGGAGACCCCCGACGACGCGGCCCGCAGCCGCCTGCTGGACGGCCTCGCCGGGCGCATCCGGTGGGCCCGGGCGGAGTCCGGGTCCCTGTTCGCCGAGCACGCGGACGCTCTCGACGCGTTGCTGGGCTCCCTCGACGGCGTGACCGACCTGCCCCCGCTGCAGCGCATCCACGGGGACTACCACCTGGGGCAGGTCCTCCAGACGGAGGAGGGCCAGTTCAAGGTCCTGGACTTCGAGGGGGAGCCCCTGCGCCCGATCGAGGAGCGCACCCGGCCGGACGTGGCCCTGCGCGACGTCGTGGGCATGCTCCGCTCCTTCGACTACGCCGCCGCGTTCGGGGCGCGCGCCGGGGCGGGGGACACCGAGGAGTGGGGCCGCCGGACCGCCGAGGCCTTCCTGTCCGGCTACGAGCAGGGCGCCGGGCACGTCGTGGACCGCGACTCCCCGCTGTTCCAGGCGCTGTGGCTGGACAAGGCGCTCTACGAGGTCGTCTACGAGCAGCGCAACCGGCCGGACTGGCTGGGCGTGCCGGCCGGAGCGGTGCGCCGTTTCCTGGACGATCAGCGGTCGCGTAGCGTGAACCCTGAACCCGCCGGCGCGGACTCCGCATCCGGCACCGGCCATGACGACGACAGGTCCCGTTCCGCGCGGCGCGCTGCGGCGGAACCGGGAACGGAAATCGAGGACGCAGTGACCGCCAGCACCCCGCAGGACCGATCCGACCCCGTCCAGGCCGCCGGCCACGACGTCGCCCCGGCAGGGCCCGTCCCCGTGCCGGAGCACGTGCTCGCCGCCGTCTCCGAGGGCCGCCACCACAACCCGCACGGGGTCCTGGGCGCCCACCTGGGCCCGGACGGCAGCGTCACCGTGCGCACCCTGCGCCGGTTCGCCACGGCGGTCGCCGTGGTCACGCAGGACGGCACCTTCGAGCTCGAGCACGAGTGGGGCGGCATCTTCACGGGTGTGGTCCCGGCCCACGAGCCGGGCCGGATCCCCGACTACCGGGTGGACGTCACCTACCGGGACCTCGAGCCGCAGCGGATGGACGACCCGTACCGCTTCGCCCCCACCCTGGGGGAGCTCGACCTGCACCTGATCGGGGAGGGGCGGCACGAGACGCTGTGGACCGTCCTCGGCGCCCACGTGCGCCGCTACCCCTCCGCCCTGGGGGACGTCACCGGCGTGAGCTTCGCCGTGTGGGCGCCCAACGCCCAGGCAGTGCGCGTCATCGGCGACTTCAACGGCTGGGACGGCAGCGAGCACGCGATGCGCTCCCTCGGCTCCTCGGGCGTGTGGGAGCTGTTCGTGCCGGGGCTGGGCTCCGGCGCCACCTACAAGTTCCGCATCCTCGGCCGGGACGGCGGCTGGCGGGAGAAGGCCGACCCCATGGCCTTCGGCACCGAGGTCCCGCCCTCGACCGCATCGCGCGTCTTCGAGTCGACCTACGAGTTCCAGGACGACGCCTGGCTGGCCCGCCGTGCGGCCACCGACCCCCACAACGCCCCGATGAGCGTCTACGAGCTGCACATCGGCTCGTGGCGGATGGGCCTGGGCTACAAGGACCTCGCCAAGGAGCTCGTCGAGTACCTCACGTGGCAGGGCTTCACGCACGTGGAGTTCATGCCCGTGGCGGAGCACCCGTTCGGCGGGTCCTGGGGCTACCAGGTGACCTCCTACTACGCGCCGTCCTCCCGGTTCGGCAGCCCGGACGAGTTCCGCTACCTCGTTGACCAGCTCCACCAGGCCGGCATCGGCGTGATCGTGGACTGGGTCCCGGGGCACTTCCCCAAGGACGAGTGGGCCCTGGCCCGGTTCGACGGGGAGCCCCTGTACGAGCACGCCGACCCCCGCCGCGGCGAGCACAAGGACTGGGGAACCCTGATCCCCGACTACGGCCGCAACGAGGTCCGCAACTTCCTGGTGGCCAACGCCTCCTACTGGCTGGAGGAGTTCCACATCGACGGGCTGCGCGTGGACGCCGTCGCCTCCATGCTCTACCTGGACTACTCGCGCAACGAGGGGGAGTGGGAGCCGAACATCTACGGCGGCCGGGAGAACCTCGAGGCCATCGCGTTCCTCAAGGAGGCCAACGCCACGGCGTACAAGCGCACCCCGGGGATCGTCATGATCGCCGAGGAGTCGACCTCGTACCCGGGGGTGACCCGGCCCACCGACGCCGACGGACTGGGCTTCGGGCTGAAGTGGAACATGGGGTGGATGCACGACACCCTCGAGTACATGGCCGAGGACCCGGTCAACCGGTACTACCACCACAACAAGCTCACGTTCTCGCTCGTCTACGCCTTCTCGGAGAACTTCCTGCTGCCGATCTCCCACGACGAGGTCGTCTACGGCAAGGGTTCGCTGCTGCGCAAGATGCCCGGGGACCGGTGGCAGCAGCTGGCCAACGTCCGCGCCTACCTCGCGTTCATGTGGGCCCACCCCGGCAAGCAACTGATCTTCATGGGCACCGAGTACGCCCAGGAGTCCGAGTGGTCCCAGGAGCACGGACTCGACTGGTGGCTCTCGGAGACCCCGCCGCACAAGGGCGTCCAGGAGCTCGTGCGCACCCTCAACACGGTCTACCGCGACACCCCGGCGCTGTACGAGCGGGACAACAACCCGGCCGGCTTCGAGTGGATCGACGCCGCCGACGCCGGGCGCAACACGCTGTCCTTCACCCGGTGGGACGAGCAGGGCAACCCGCTGGTGTGCGTCGCCAACTTCGCCGGCAACCCGCACGAGAACTTCCGGCTGGGCCTGCCGTGGGCCGGCGAGTGGACCGAGGTGCTCAACACCGACTCGGAGCACTTCGGCGGTTCGGGCGTGGGCAACCTCGGGCGGGTGAGCGCGACCGAGGGCGCCCACAACGGCAATCCCGCCTCCGCCGTGCTGACCGTCCCGCCGCTGGCGGTGCTCTACCTCAAGCCTGCCGAGCACTGA